One stretch of Hemitrygon akajei chromosome 18, sHemAka1.3, whole genome shotgun sequence DNA includes these proteins:
- the LOC140741125 gene encoding uncharacterized protein isoform X1: protein MGTPVNVRRRILSREMSEDENVMIMIKEADAKFNSRKTSFAEAKEVCVKKLMQQQQECEELMETEDADYKTQEDFKEKYFDAIESISHLETEKILLGYEVERLKDVLEGTEEELAELHWKCEQITKELEREKVAKYSLLQQINYMKEQLKGRKKSEAIEITATENMDECLRSNLKQEENLDARKMELKLDDFEMNSVQKLQNSAANLADGEQEHLTNSSFETKHKRKIPEEISNGKHKERSMNTFTRGTDDIYVKESTHLIKDAENVTVAENVNHLQYETERFKSNKAMEGSGSETVEPLMLHSEGRDSEYKETEAAKGQEEKELIFEVSKVVLEETAHNENQSEDEAATRGQFCDDSLNTAEEEVEEKIEQKKTIMMQIHNGKNLEIVKGESTEVCGSVTGVLGQGELIQDHGVTPGEPRWEGIEERNREAISADKSHKKLVMESSREDFHDGVARAHDKWMESGRDGEEVTDQFRGMKETIPNLAKDGISMNLKQDLESSIDKINGEDCSRREGEENNNEKARLCQLQENNADKDMNKISTGLDMQGHKTVMGELAEGKGRQTLSDSNTEEGSGGKEKGPLEMFVQMITTIMSQKSHAKSEGKMSRKDNEMHGERKEEIKEQNGEHVPANQEQYVVKEKKELKSPGADYEEERDNDSSWKRQAESIFQQPGGSKTAQEFGKEMGGVVNDPSDEELYNATELRTATCTEESKPDIEEDPESTPDNDDMGHGQSLNRSESSRRHTKNGDTCQVS, encoded by the exons GCTGATGCAAAGTTCAATTCCAGGAAAACTTCATTTGCTGAGGCTAAGGAGGTTTGTGTGAAGAAACTGATGCAACAGCAACAAGAG TGTGAGGAGCTAATGGAAACAGAAGATGCTGACTAC AAAACCCAGGAAGACTTTAAAGAAAAGTACTTTGATGCAATTGAGTCAATTAGTCATTTGGAAACTGAGAAGATTTTACTCGGGTATGAGGTGGAGCGGCTAAAAGATGTTCTGGAAGGCACCGAGGAAGAGCTGGCTGAGCTTCACTGGAAATGCGAGCAAATAACCAAG GAGCTGGAAAGAGAGAAAGTTGCTAAATATTCACTGTTGCAGCAAATTAACTACATGAAGGAGCAACTGAAAGGGAGAAAGAAGAGCGAA GCTATTGAAATAACTGCTACAGAGAATATGGATGAATGTCTTCGGAGCAACCTTAAACAGGAGGAAAACTTAGATgccaggaaaatggagttgaaaTTGGATGATTTTGAGATGAATAGTGTGCAGAAACTTCAGAACTCAGCAGCAAACCTTGCAGATGGAGAGCAGGAACACTTGACAAATAGCAGCTTTGAAACTAAACATAAAAGAAAAATTCCTGAGGAGATATCAAATGGAAAGCACAAAGAGAGAAGCATGAACACATTCACACGAGGTACAGATGACATATATGTGAAGGAATCTACTCATCTGATTAAGGATGCTGAGAATGTAACAGTTGCAGAAAACGTGAACCACCTTCAATATGAAACTGAAAGATTCAAATCAAATAAAGCCATGGAAGGTAGTGGTAGTGAAACAGTAGAGCCTCTAATGTTGCACAGTGAAGGAAGGGACTCAGAGTATAAGGAAACCGAAGCTGCTAAAGGACAAGAAGAGAAAGAGCTAATCTTTGAGGTAAGTAAAGTTGTTTTGGAAGAGACTGCACACAATGAAAATCAAAGCGAAGATGAGGCTGCAACAAGAGGGCAATTCTGTGATGATTCTTTGAACACAGCGGAAGAGGAAGTAGAAGAGAAAATTGAACAAAAGAAAACCATTATGATGCAAATACATAATGGGAAAAACCTGGAGATTGTAAAAGGAGAATCAACAGAAGTTTGTGGAAGTGTAACAGGGGTTCTCGGCCAAGGGGAGCTCATACAAGACCACGGAGTAACCCCTGGAGAGCCCAGATGGGAGGGAATTGAAGAGAGGAACAGGGAAGCAATATCTGCAGATAAAAGTCACAAGAAATTGGTAATGGAAAGCAGCAGAGAGGATTTTCATGATGGTGTTGCGAGAGCTCATGATAAATGGATGGAGAGTGGCAGAGATGGAGAAGAGGTCACCGATCAGTTTCGGGGCATGAAGGAAACCATTCCAAATCTTGCAAAAGATGGAATTTCTATGAATCTGAAACAGGATTTGGAAAGTTCTATTGATAAAATAAATGGAGAAGATTGCAGTagaagggaaggagaagagaaTAACAATGAAAAAGCAAGACTATGTCAATTACAAGAGAACAATGCAGATAAAGATATGAACAAGATTAGCACAGGTTTAGACATGCAAGGACACAAAACTGTAATGGGTGAACttgctgaggggaaagggagacaaaCACTCAGTGATAGCAACACTGAGGAAGGCagtggtgggaaggagaagggccCGCTTGAGATGTTTGTGCAAATGATTACAACAATAATGTCACAAAAAAGCCACGCAAAAAGTGAAGGGAAAATGAGCAGGAAAGACAATGAGATGCATGGGGAAAGAAAAGAGGAAATAAAAGAGCAGAATGGAGAACATGTGCCTGCAAACCAAGAACAATATGTGgtaaaagagaagaaagaattgAAATCGCCAGGTGCTGACTATGAGGAGGAAAGGGATAATGATTCATCCTGGAAGAGGCAGGCAGAAAGTATATTCCAGCAACCAGGAGGAAGTAAAACCGCACAGGAATTTGGAAAGGAAATGGGGGGAGTCGTAAATGATCCATCTGATGAAGAACTGTACAACGCAACTGAGCTAAGAACTGCCACGTGCACTGAAGAAAGCAAACCAGACATTGAAGAGGATCCTGAAAGCACCCCAGATAATGACGACATGGGGCATGGGCAAAGTTTGAATAGAAGTGAGAGCAGCAGGCGACATACTAAAAATGGAGACACATGTCAAGTTTCGTAG
- the LOC140741125 gene encoding uncharacterized protein isoform X2, with protein MGTPVNVRRRILSREMSEDENVMIMIKECEELMETEDADYKTQEDFKEKYFDAIESISHLETEKILLGYEVERLKDVLEGTEEELAELHWKCEQITKELEREKVAKYSLLQQINYMKEQLKGRKKSEAIEITATENMDECLRSNLKQEENLDARKMELKLDDFEMNSVQKLQNSAANLADGEQEHLTNSSFETKHKRKIPEEISNGKHKERSMNTFTRGTDDIYVKESTHLIKDAENVTVAENVNHLQYETERFKSNKAMEGSGSETVEPLMLHSEGRDSEYKETEAAKGQEEKELIFEVSKVVLEETAHNENQSEDEAATRGQFCDDSLNTAEEEVEEKIEQKKTIMMQIHNGKNLEIVKGESTEVCGSVTGVLGQGELIQDHGVTPGEPRWEGIEERNREAISADKSHKKLVMESSREDFHDGVARAHDKWMESGRDGEEVTDQFRGMKETIPNLAKDGISMNLKQDLESSIDKINGEDCSRREGEENNNEKARLCQLQENNADKDMNKISTGLDMQGHKTVMGELAEGKGRQTLSDSNTEEGSGGKEKGPLEMFVQMITTIMSQKSHAKSEGKMSRKDNEMHGERKEEIKEQNGEHVPANQEQYVVKEKKELKSPGADYEEERDNDSSWKRQAESIFQQPGGSKTAQEFGKEMGGVVNDPSDEELYNATELRTATCTEESKPDIEEDPESTPDNDDMGHGQSLNRSESSRRHTKNGDTCQVS; from the exons TGTGAGGAGCTAATGGAAACAGAAGATGCTGACTAC AAAACCCAGGAAGACTTTAAAGAAAAGTACTTTGATGCAATTGAGTCAATTAGTCATTTGGAAACTGAGAAGATTTTACTCGGGTATGAGGTGGAGCGGCTAAAAGATGTTCTGGAAGGCACCGAGGAAGAGCTGGCTGAGCTTCACTGGAAATGCGAGCAAATAACCAAG GAGCTGGAAAGAGAGAAAGTTGCTAAATATTCACTGTTGCAGCAAATTAACTACATGAAGGAGCAACTGAAAGGGAGAAAGAAGAGCGAA GCTATTGAAATAACTGCTACAGAGAATATGGATGAATGTCTTCGGAGCAACCTTAAACAGGAGGAAAACTTAGATgccaggaaaatggagttgaaaTTGGATGATTTTGAGATGAATAGTGTGCAGAAACTTCAGAACTCAGCAGCAAACCTTGCAGATGGAGAGCAGGAACACTTGACAAATAGCAGCTTTGAAACTAAACATAAAAGAAAAATTCCTGAGGAGATATCAAATGGAAAGCACAAAGAGAGAAGCATGAACACATTCACACGAGGTACAGATGACATATATGTGAAGGAATCTACTCATCTGATTAAGGATGCTGAGAATGTAACAGTTGCAGAAAACGTGAACCACCTTCAATATGAAACTGAAAGATTCAAATCAAATAAAGCCATGGAAGGTAGTGGTAGTGAAACAGTAGAGCCTCTAATGTTGCACAGTGAAGGAAGGGACTCAGAGTATAAGGAAACCGAAGCTGCTAAAGGACAAGAAGAGAAAGAGCTAATCTTTGAGGTAAGTAAAGTTGTTTTGGAAGAGACTGCACACAATGAAAATCAAAGCGAAGATGAGGCTGCAACAAGAGGGCAATTCTGTGATGATTCTTTGAACACAGCGGAAGAGGAAGTAGAAGAGAAAATTGAACAAAAGAAAACCATTATGATGCAAATACATAATGGGAAAAACCTGGAGATTGTAAAAGGAGAATCAACAGAAGTTTGTGGAAGTGTAACAGGGGTTCTCGGCCAAGGGGAGCTCATACAAGACCACGGAGTAACCCCTGGAGAGCCCAGATGGGAGGGAATTGAAGAGAGGAACAGGGAAGCAATATCTGCAGATAAAAGTCACAAGAAATTGGTAATGGAAAGCAGCAGAGAGGATTTTCATGATGGTGTTGCGAGAGCTCATGATAAATGGATGGAGAGTGGCAGAGATGGAGAAGAGGTCACCGATCAGTTTCGGGGCATGAAGGAAACCATTCCAAATCTTGCAAAAGATGGAATTTCTATGAATCTGAAACAGGATTTGGAAAGTTCTATTGATAAAATAAATGGAGAAGATTGCAGTagaagggaaggagaagagaaTAACAATGAAAAAGCAAGACTATGTCAATTACAAGAGAACAATGCAGATAAAGATATGAACAAGATTAGCACAGGTTTAGACATGCAAGGACACAAAACTGTAATGGGTGAACttgctgaggggaaagggagacaaaCACTCAGTGATAGCAACACTGAGGAAGGCagtggtgggaaggagaagggccCGCTTGAGATGTTTGTGCAAATGATTACAACAATAATGTCACAAAAAAGCCACGCAAAAAGTGAAGGGAAAATGAGCAGGAAAGACAATGAGATGCATGGGGAAAGAAAAGAGGAAATAAAAGAGCAGAATGGAGAACATGTGCCTGCAAACCAAGAACAATATGTGgtaaaagagaagaaagaattgAAATCGCCAGGTGCTGACTATGAGGAGGAAAGGGATAATGATTCATCCTGGAAGAGGCAGGCAGAAAGTATATTCCAGCAACCAGGAGGAAGTAAAACCGCACAGGAATTTGGAAAGGAAATGGGGGGAGTCGTAAATGATCCATCTGATGAAGAACTGTACAACGCAACTGAGCTAAGAACTGCCACGTGCACTGAAGAAAGCAAACCAGACATTGAAGAGGATCCTGAAAGCACCCCAGATAATGACGACATGGGGCATGGGCAAAGTTTGAATAGAAGTGAGAGCAGCAGGCGACATACTAAAAATGGAGACACATGTCAAGTTTCGTAG